A portion of the Streptomyces platensis genome contains these proteins:
- a CDS encoding ATP-binding protein: MRRRLINSTLAVVLVVIAVFGVSLVIVETRTIEAGAQESVASEAIRLVGIVESRLGSGEKITPDILSEQITAKRYARISVPGKTPIEIGKRPSGDVIESRVRGDRGESVAVQESRSMVSAEIGRTLLVILAVALLAIIAAVILAVRQGRRLTAPLTDLAETAERLGSGDPRPRHRRYGVQELDRVADVLDASAERIARMLTAERRLAADASHQLRTPLTALSMRLEEITLTDDPDTVKEEATIALAQVERLTDVVQRLLTNSRDPRSGSAVAFDLDEVVKQQIEEWRPAYRSAGRAIVRSGKKGLRAVGTPGAVAQVLATLIENSLMHGDGTVALRTRVTGNQAVVEVTDAGPGVPADLGSRVFERTVSGRNSTGLGLAVARDLAEADGGRLELLQQHPPVFALFLAREAEPTEE; encoded by the coding sequence GTGCGCCGCCGCCTGATCAACTCCACGCTCGCCGTGGTGCTCGTCGTGATCGCCGTCTTCGGTGTCTCGCTCGTCATCGTCGAGACCCGCACCATCGAGGCCGGTGCGCAGGAGAGCGTCGCGTCCGAGGCGATCCGGCTCGTCGGGATAGTGGAGAGCCGGCTGGGCAGCGGCGAGAAGATCACCCCGGACATCCTCTCCGAGCAGATCACCGCCAAGCGGTACGCGCGGATCTCGGTGCCCGGCAAGACGCCGATCGAGATCGGGAAGCGGCCCTCGGGCGATGTCATCGAGTCCCGGGTGCGCGGCGACCGCGGTGAGTCCGTCGCGGTCCAGGAGTCCCGCTCCATGGTCAGCGCGGAGATCGGCCGGACGCTGCTGGTCATTCTCGCCGTGGCACTGCTGGCGATCATCGCGGCGGTGATCCTGGCCGTCCGCCAGGGCCGCCGGCTGACCGCGCCGCTCACCGACCTCGCGGAGACCGCCGAGCGGCTGGGCTCCGGCGACCCCCGCCCGCGCCACCGCCGCTACGGCGTCCAGGAACTGGACCGGGTCGCCGATGTGCTGGACGCCAGCGCGGAGCGGATCGCCCGGATGCTGACCGCCGAGCGGCGGCTGGCCGCGGACGCCTCCCACCAGCTGCGGACGCCGCTGACCGCGCTGTCCATGCGGCTGGAGGAGATCACCCTCACCGACGATCCGGACACCGTGAAGGAAGAGGCCACCATCGCGCTGGCGCAGGTGGAGCGGCTGACGGATGTGGTCCAGCGGCTGCTGACCAACTCCCGGGACCCGCGCAGCGGCTCGGCGGTCGCCTTCGACCTGGACGAGGTGGTCAAGCAGCAGATCGAGGAGTGGCGGCCGGCCTACCGCAGCGCGGGACGGGCCATCGTGCGCTCCGGCAAGAAGGGGCTGCGGGCCGTCGGCACCCCCGGCGCGGTCGCCCAGGTACTGGCCACCCTGATCGAGAACTCCCTGATGCACGGCGACGGGACGGTCGCGCTGCGGACCCGGGTCACCGGCAACCAGGCGGTCGTCGAGGTCACCGACGCCGGGCCCGGGGTGCCGGCGGACCTCGGCTCACGGGTCTTCGAGCGGACCGTGTCCGGCCGCAACTCCACCGGGCTGGGGCTGGCCGTCGCACGGGATCTGGCGGAGGCGGACGGCGGCCGGCTGGAGCTGCTCCAGCAGCATCCGCCGGTCTTCGCGCTGTTCCTGGCCCGGGAGGCGGAGCCCACCGAGGAGTGA
- a CDS encoding response regulator transcription factor codes for MTRVLLAEDDASISEPLARALRREGYEVEVREDGPTALDAGLQGNIDLVVLDLGLPGMDGLEVARRLRNEGHSFPILVLTARADEVDTVVGLDAGADDYVTKPFRLAELLARVRALLRRGSTAEPQQPPATHGVRIDVESHRAWMGEEELQLTAKEFDLLRVLVRDAGRVVTRDQLMREVWDTTWWSSTKTLDMHISWLRKKLGDDAANPRYIATVRGVGFRFEKS; via the coding sequence ATGACCCGTGTACTGCTCGCCGAGGATGACGCGTCCATCTCGGAGCCGCTCGCCCGCGCACTGCGCCGCGAGGGTTACGAAGTCGAGGTGCGCGAGGACGGCCCGACCGCCCTCGACGCCGGTCTCCAGGGGAACATCGACCTCGTCGTCCTGGACCTGGGGCTGCCCGGGATGGACGGCCTGGAGGTCGCCCGTCGGCTGCGCAACGAAGGCCACTCCTTCCCCATCCTGGTGCTGACCGCCCGCGCCGACGAGGTGGACACCGTGGTGGGCCTGGACGCCGGCGCCGACGACTACGTCACCAAGCCCTTCCGGCTCGCCGAACTCCTCGCCCGCGTACGGGCCCTGCTGCGCCGCGGCTCCACCGCCGAGCCCCAGCAGCCGCCGGCCACCCACGGGGTGCGGATCGATGTCGAGTCGCACCGCGCCTGGATGGGCGAGGAGGAACTCCAGCTCACGGCGAAGGAGTTCGACCTGCTGCGGGTCCTGGTGCGGGACGCCGGCCGGGTCGTCACCCGTGACCAGCTGATGCGCGAGGTCTGGGACACCACCTGGTGGTCCTCCACCAAGACGCTCGACATGCATATCTCCTGGCTGCGCAAGAAGCTCGGGGACGATGCCGCCAACCCCCGCTACATCGCCACCGTCCGCGGTGTCGGCTTCCGCTTCGAAAAAAGCTGA
- a CDS encoding GtrA family protein, with amino-acid sequence MSERSALRSRLEALTRELVKFGAVGGAGVVVNFAVFNLVRQLTEVPVVRASIIATVVATGTNYLGYRYFTYRDRDKRGRTKELTLFLLFSAIGLVIENGLLYVATYGFHWDSPLQNNVFKFLGIGVATLFRFWSYRTWVFRTLPAREAIETAESFLADGSRRPRSSSRK; translated from the coding sequence ATGAGTGAACGGAGCGCACTGCGGTCGCGGCTGGAGGCGCTCACTCGTGAACTGGTGAAGTTCGGCGCGGTCGGCGGCGCGGGGGTCGTGGTCAACTTCGCGGTGTTCAACCTCGTACGGCAGCTGACCGAGGTGCCCGTCGTCCGGGCCAGCATCATCGCGACGGTCGTGGCGACCGGCACCAACTACCTCGGCTACCGCTACTTCACCTACCGCGACCGCGACAAGCGGGGCCGCACCAAGGAGCTGACGCTCTTCCTGCTGTTCAGCGCGATCGGCCTGGTGATCGAGAACGGCCTGCTCTACGTCGCGACCTACGGCTTCCACTGGGACAGCCCGCTCCAGAACAACGTCTTCAAGTTCCTCGGCATCGGCGTCGCCACGCTCTTCCGCTTCTGGTCCTACCGCACCTGGGTCTTCCGTACGCTGCCCGCGCGCGAGGCCATAGAGACGGCCGAGTCCTTCCTCGCCGACGGCTCCCGGCGCCCGCGCAGTTCCTCCCGCAAGTAG